In Thermotomaculum hydrothermale, a single genomic region encodes these proteins:
- the rnc gene encoding ribonuclease III — MANFSYKRIEKKISYSFQNKKLLKEAFTHASYAYLKNLKYNNERLEFLGDSVLGLIIGEYLFKNFPEQPEGVLTNAKAYMVHWETLSTITDFLEIPDFLLVADADRQIRNNPKIKENLFEALVGAIYLDSDLQTAKQWVLDIYEKTGFLVREPEKVIFDYKSKLQEILQGEGLGLPEYNIIATRGPVHDTSFIAEVKIKGKVVATGEGKSKKIAHQNCAKKVLKKLENKDLNELLDED, encoded by the coding sequence ATGGCAAATTTTAGCTACAAAAGAATTGAAAAAAAGATTTCTTATTCTTTTCAAAATAAAAAGCTTTTAAAAGAGGCTTTTACTCACGCTTCATACGCCTATTTAAAAAACCTTAAATATAACAACGAAAGGCTTGAGTTTTTAGGGGATAGTGTTTTAGGGTTGATTATAGGTGAATACCTTTTTAAAAACTTTCCAGAGCAACCTGAAGGGGTTTTAACAAATGCAAAGGCTTATATGGTGCACTGGGAGACTCTGTCAACAATTACAGATTTTCTTGAAATCCCCGATTTTCTTCTTGTGGCAGATGCAGACAGGCAGATAAGGAACAACCCTAAAATAAAGGAAAACCTCTTTGAAGCCCTTGTTGGTGCAATTTACCTTGATTCAGATTTGCAAACTGCAAAACAATGGGTTCTTGACATATACGAAAAAACAGGTTTTCTTGTGAGAGAACCTGAAAAGGTAATCTTTGACTATAAATCAAAATTGCAGGAAATCCTGCAGGGTGAGGGGCTTGGCCTTCCTGAATACAATATAATTGCAACAAGGGGGCCTGTTCACGACACATCATTTATTGCCGAGGTTAAAATTAAAGGTAAGGTTGTTGCAACTGGGGAGGGTAAAAGCAAAAAAATAGCCCACCAGAATTGCGCAAAAAAGGTTTTGAAAAAGCTTGAGAATAAAGATTTAAACGAATTGCTTGATGAAGATTAA
- the gatC gene encoding Asp-tRNA(Asn)/Glu-tRNA(Gln) amidotransferase subunit GatC — protein sequence MAIDRETVLHIAKLAHIEINEKDVEKFLKQMGEILEYIEQLNEVDIKEVKDSLKSIHEGKVMLREDNPGKSFDRKTVLELAPEVEDIFVKVPPVI from the coding sequence ATGGCTATTGACAGAGAAACCGTTTTACACATTGCAAAGTTAGCCCATATTGAAATTAATGAAAAAGATGTGGAAAAGTTTTTAAAGCAAATGGGGGAGATTCTTGAATATATTGAGCAGTTAAACGAGGTTGATATTAAAGAGGTTAAAGATAGCCTGAAAAGCATTCACGAAGGAAAGGTTATGTTAAGGGAAGATAATCCAGGAAAATCGTTTGACAGAAAAACTGTTTTAGAGCTTGCACCAGAGGTTGAGGACATCTTTGTTAAAGTTCCTCCAGTAATTTAA
- the gatA gene encoding Asp-tRNA(Asn)/Glu-tRNA(Gln) amidotransferase subunit GatA, which yields MSVVRQLKYKIENGELSIVDITKKAIEKAKEKSELNVFITLTEDFALETAHKLDEKVKKGEELKLFGLPVAVKDNINVKGYATTCASKILKGYVSPYNATVVEKLIENGAVIIGKANMDEFAFGSTNETSAFGPVKNPYDKERVPGGSSGGSAVSVAADIVPFALGSDTGGSIRQPAAFCGVVGVKPTYGRVSRYGLVAFGSSLDQIGPFSYDVCGAGLLLEAISGFDKNDSTSVDKLANFKPELRDLKGLKVGVIEEYAEKIEQEDVKEIYYRVLEYLKASGAEIVKLDMPHIKYSIAAYYIVATSEASSNLARFDGVRYGNRVHSDNVKDMYLKTRSEGFGEEAKRRILLGTFALSSGYYDAYYLRALAVRKLIAKDFEKAFSNVDIIFTPATPTTAFKLGEKLDNPLEMYLSDIFTVPVNLAGLPAITLPVDFSKEGLPVGMQFISKWFDEKTMLDVAYTVEDFYKFYEKAGYGKF from the coding sequence ATGAGTGTTGTTAGACAATTAAAATACAAAATCGAAAACGGTGAATTGTCAATAGTTGATATAACAAAAAAGGCTATAGAAAAGGCTAAAGAAAAATCAGAGTTAAATGTATTTATTACCTTAACAGAGGATTTTGCGCTTGAGACTGCTCACAAACTTGATGAAAAAGTTAAAAAGGGAGAAGAGTTAAAACTCTTTGGCCTTCCTGTTGCAGTCAAAGACAATATAAATGTTAAAGGGTATGCAACAACCTGTGCTTCTAAAATTCTAAAGGGTTATGTTTCCCCTTACAATGCAACTGTTGTTGAGAAATTGATTGAAAACGGGGCGGTTATAATTGGTAAGGCAAATATGGATGAGTTTGCCTTTGGTTCAACAAATGAGACATCAGCCTTTGGACCTGTAAAGAATCCTTACGATAAAGAGAGGGTGCCTGGAGGTTCTTCAGGCGGTTCAGCTGTTTCTGTTGCTGCAGATATTGTTCCCTTTGCCTTGGGTTCTGATACAGGGGGTTCAATCAGGCAGCCTGCTGCCTTTTGCGGTGTTGTTGGTGTTAAACCAACCTATGGAAGGGTTTCAAGGTATGGGCTTGTTGCATTTGGCTCATCGTTAGACCAGATAGGCCCATTCTCTTACGATGTTTGTGGTGCTGGGCTTTTGCTTGAGGCAATTTCAGGCTTTGATAAAAATGACTCAACAAGTGTTGATAAGCTTGCAAACTTCAAGCCTGAGTTAAGGGATTTAAAGGGCTTAAAGGTTGGTGTAATAGAGGAATACGCAGAAAAGATAGAGCAGGAAGATGTAAAAGAGATTTATTATAGAGTGCTTGAATATTTAAAAGCAAGCGGTGCAGAGATTGTTAAGCTTGATATGCCTCATATTAAATATTCAATTGCTGCTTACTACATTGTTGCTACAAGCGAAGCATCAAGCAACCTTGCCAGATTTGACGGTGTAAGGTATGGTAACAGAGTACACTCTGACAATGTTAAGGATATGTACTTAAAAACCAGAAGCGAAGGCTTTGGGGAAGAGGCAAAGAGAAGGATACTTTTAGGTACTTTTGCTCTTTCATCAGGCTATTATGATGCTTACTATTTAAGGGCACTTGCTGTAAGAAAGCTTATTGCAAAAGACTTTGAAAAGGCATTTAGCAATGTGGATATAATATTTACTCCGGCAACCCCTACAACAGCCTTTAAGTTAGGTGAAAAATTGGATAACCCTCTTGAAATGTACCTTTCTGATATTTTTACTGTACCGGTTAACCTTGCCGGGCTTCCTGCAATAACCCTTCCTGTTGATTTTTCAAAGGAAGGATTGCCTGTTGGAATGCAGTTTATTTCAAAGTGGTTTGACGAAAAAACAATGCTTGATGTTGCATACACAGTTGAGGACTTTTACAAATTTTACGAGAAGGCGGGATATGGCAAATTTTAG
- the eutM gene encoding ethanolamine utilization microcompartment protein EutM gives MGDAIGMIETKGLVALIEAADAAVKAANVTLVSYEKIGGGYCTIVVRGDVAAVKAATDAGAAAARRVGELVSVHVIPRPHNNLEGVMPIGKSK, from the coding sequence ATGGGTGACGCAATTGGAATGATTGAAACAAAAGGCCTGGTTGCTTTGATTGAAGCAGCTGATGCTGCAGTTAAAGCAGCCAATGTAACCCTTGTCTCTTACGAAAAAATAGGCGGTGGTTACTGCACAATCGTTGTAAGGGGAGATGTTGCAGCGGTTAAAGCGGCAACCGATGCAGGGGCAGCGGCAGCAAGAAGAGTCGGCGAACTTGTATCCGTACATGTAATCCCAAGACCGCACAACAACTTGGAAGGGGTAATGCCAATAGGCAAGTCAAAATAA
- a CDS encoding SpoIIE family protein phosphatase has protein sequence MKNDFSIDFFKKIIEELPMPLFVTDLEDTILLANRFARALMGEDIKGKNANEFIYSIAEKKMVDRRVKERIEKGKEIDTYTITLENKKTGNVFVAELFIHVYKDYKIVLFKDITKEAEATRLINYMETNLKNIQESLLPEESKDFGCLEYAYFYLPYGMIGGDYFDVIKLSDKRLVAIMADISGHFSPSAMVMAIVRTLFHSKKIAGQGKKFVKFIEFLDSYLMNLKNISNYVSGVFCRIDLTERKMHYINAGHLPFIYNNEIVYPVKSQFPVGLKIPFDKAYKEETINLRKGDRFVFFTDGLLTIPAYRERNFREVLEEIRDLVYRYWNYPASECLKNIVSDLNLVNDLPQSLKNEDDLTISVIDIKE, from the coding sequence ATGAAAAATGATTTTAGTATAGATTTTTTTAAAAAAATTATTGAAGAATTGCCAATGCCTCTCTTTGTTACAGACCTTGAAGATACAATATTGCTTGCCAACAGGTTTGCCAGGGCGTTAATGGGAGAGGACATAAAGGGAAAGAATGCAAACGAATTTATCTACTCTATTGCAGAAAAGAAAATGGTTGACCGGAGGGTTAAGGAGAGGATTGAGAAGGGCAAGGAAATAGATACTTACACCATAACCCTTGAAAATAAAAAGACAGGCAATGTTTTTGTGGCAGAGTTGTTTATCCATGTTTACAAAGATTATAAGATTGTTTTGTTTAAAGATATTACTAAAGAGGCAGAAGCAACAAGGCTTATAAATTACATGGAGACAAATCTTAAAAACATTCAGGAAAGCCTTTTGCCTGAAGAAAGCAAAGATTTTGGATGCCTTGAATATGCTTATTTTTACCTTCCCTATGGAATGATAGGAGGAGATTACTTTGATGTTATTAAATTATCTGATAAAAGGCTTGTTGCTATTATGGCCGATATTTCAGGACACTTTTCTCCGTCAGCAATGGTTATGGCTATTGTAAGAACTCTTTTTCACTCTAAAAAAATTGCGGGGCAGGGAAAGAAGTTTGTTAAGTTTATTGAATTCCTTGATTCCTATCTGATGAATTTGAAAAATATATCAAACTATGTAAGCGGTGTTTTTTGCAGAATTGATTTGACTGAAAGAAAAATGCATTATATAAATGCAGGTCATTTGCCATTTATCTATAACAATGAAATTGTTTACCCTGTTAAATCCCAGTTTCCTGTTGGGCTTAAAATTCCATTTGATAAAGCGTATAAAGAGGAGACTATAAACTTGAGAAAAGGGGATAGGTTTGTTTTTTTCACTGATGGTCTTTTAACAATCCCGGCGTACAGAGAGAGGAATTTTAGAGAAGTTCTTGAAGAAATCAGGGATTTAGTGTACAGGTACTGGAATTATCCCGCTTCAGAGTGTTTGAAAAACATTGTTTCTGATTTAAATCTTGTAAATGATTTGCCTCAAAGTTTGAAAAATGAAGACGATTTAACAATTTCAGTGATTGACATAAAGGAGTAA
- a CDS encoding DNA translocase FtsK — protein sequence MAKNEENFNMTKILDDIVAFVLIFIACIVFLSLISFSPSDPSLFTSDTVSKLYSNNLIGTFGANLSAILINMFGYASYLIVLFFLALSYLIFKHGLNPVKIFSFLGVFIIELISFATVLSLFLSDILFIDTKFTGKEYTSAGGIIGNKLQGILLPEFNFWGTLILILALIVITLIISLKLNLYSFYSILFVVSKKMVESIITTLKNFIEKRRKEITIKKIKTRNAPPKKPKPKPKPEKKVKEKRADKKQPAMKFEKSDEYNPPWQEIFADPDEESFVDRKELELKGQTLIKRLKEFKVNCQIADIHPGPIVTTYEIKLEPGIKFSTIQNLSNDLSIALAAKSIRVERTYGKPTISIEVPNKRRKLIVLKEIISSEKFWNSKEPLTLALGLNVTGEPFFSNLNSMPHLLIGGQTGSGKSVGLNAMICSLLVKNPPEMLKMIMVDPKMVELGVYSNIPHLLTDVIIDSKEAASALSWAVSEMERRYLILKDLRVRNLSSYNSMRKKLKGGEELEPLPYIVVVIDELADLMFVARAKVEESIARLAQKARAVGIHLILATQRPSRDIVTGVISSNMPSRICFKVTQAIDSRVVLDRSGAEQLLGKGDMLFQPPGTSEVIRLHAPFVSEGEVENLVSYLKSYGKPEYMDKIKNFEEAKEEIEIGFGDSKIKLSSNNPEYIQAVKLVISTGQASISYLQRKMSIGFNKAARYIEMMESDGIVGPKPHQGGKVREVLVGPEFLDNL from the coding sequence ATGGCAAAGAATGAAGAAAATTTTAACATGACAAAAATTCTTGATGATATAGTTGCTTTTGTATTGATTTTTATTGCGTGCATTGTATTTTTAAGCCTGATATCATTTTCTCCGTCAGACCCAAGCTTATTTACCTCAGACACTGTGTCAAAATTGTATTCAAATAACCTTATAGGAACATTTGGCGCAAATCTAAGTGCAATACTAATCAATATGTTTGGATATGCATCCTATCTTATTGTCCTCTTTTTCCTTGCCCTTTCATACCTGATATTCAAACACGGGCTTAACCCTGTGAAAATATTTTCTTTTTTAGGGGTATTTATAATTGAATTAATCTCTTTTGCAACCGTTTTGTCCCTCTTTCTTTCAGACATCTTATTTATAGACACAAAATTTACCGGAAAAGAATATACAAGCGCAGGAGGAATTATAGGAAACAAGCTTCAGGGGATACTCCTTCCTGAATTTAACTTTTGGGGCACTTTGATTTTAATATTAGCCTTAATCGTTATTACTCTCATAATATCATTAAAGTTAAACCTTTATTCCTTTTACTCCATTCTGTTTGTAGTAAGTAAAAAAATGGTGGAGAGTATAATAACAACTTTAAAAAATTTCATTGAAAAAAGAAGAAAAGAAATAACAATTAAAAAAATCAAAACAAGAAATGCTCCACCTAAAAAACCAAAACCAAAACCTAAACCTGAAAAGAAGGTAAAAGAAAAAAGAGCAGACAAAAAACAACCTGCAATGAAATTTGAAAAAAGCGATGAGTACAATCCACCCTGGCAAGAGATTTTCGCAGACCCTGATGAAGAATCCTTTGTTGATAGAAAAGAACTGGAATTAAAGGGGCAAACGCTGATAAAAAGGCTTAAAGAGTTTAAGGTAAACTGTCAGATTGCAGACATACACCCGGGTCCTATTGTTACCACCTATGAGATTAAACTTGAGCCAGGCATTAAATTTTCAACAATTCAAAATTTAAGCAATGATTTAAGCATTGCTTTAGCAGCAAAATCAATCAGGGTTGAAAGAACCTACGGCAAACCTACAATCTCAATTGAAGTGCCAAACAAAAGGAGAAAATTAATTGTATTAAAAGAAATAATCTCAAGCGAAAAATTCTGGAATTCAAAAGAGCCATTAACCCTTGCATTAGGGCTGAATGTTACAGGAGAGCCTTTTTTCTCAAACCTGAATTCAATGCCTCATTTACTTATAGGCGGGCAAACAGGTTCGGGAAAGAGTGTTGGGCTTAATGCAATGATATGCTCACTTCTTGTTAAAAATCCCCCTGAAATGCTTAAAATGATTATGGTTGACCCTAAAATGGTGGAATTGGGGGTATACTCAAACATCCCCCATCTTTTAACAGATGTAATTATTGACTCCAAGGAAGCGGCAAGTGCTTTGTCCTGGGCTGTCTCTGAGATGGAAAGGAGATACCTTATTTTAAAAGATTTGAGGGTTAGAAACCTCTCATCGTACAACTCTATGAGAAAAAAACTAAAAGGCGGGGAAGAGTTAGAACCCCTTCCTTACATAGTCGTAGTAATAGACGAACTTGCAGACTTGATGTTTGTGGCAAGGGCAAAAGTGGAAGAATCAATAGCAAGGCTTGCGCAAAAGGCAAGGGCTGTAGGCATTCACCTTATCCTTGCAACCCAGAGGCCTTCAAGGGATATTGTAACAGGGGTAATTTCATCAAATATGCCATCAAGGATATGCTTTAAGGTAACCCAGGCAATTGATTCAAGGGTTGTTCTTGACAGAAGCGGGGCAGAACAGCTTTTAGGAAAAGGAGACATGCTCTTCCAGCCACCTGGCACAAGTGAAGTAATCAGGCTTCACGCACCATTTGTCTCTGAAGGTGAGGTTGAAAACCTTGTATCCTATCTAAAATCCTACGGAAAACCTGAGTATATGGACAAAATCAAAAACTTTGAAGAAGCAAAAGAAGAAATTGAAATAGGTTTTGGTGATTCAAAGATTAAATTAAGCTCAAACAACCCGGAATACATTCAGGCTGTTAAACTTGTAATATCAACAGGGCAGGCCTCAATATCCTATTTGCAGAGAAAAATGTCAATTGGCTTTAACAAAGCAGCAAGGTACATTGAAATGATGGAATCAGACGGGATTGTCGGCCCCAAACCTCATCAGGGCGGAAAAGTTAGAGAGGTTTTAGTCGGCCCTGAATTTTTAGATAATTTATAG
- a CDS encoding PP0621 family protein, with translation MLKLLIFFGFLFGIFYFFYYKIRKFFMDILYPEQKAEETKNQRESVKNKGEMVKCPVCNTYFPENTGIKKNGKLYCSVECLEKDNQ, from the coding sequence ATGCTTAAGCTTTTAATATTTTTCGGGTTTTTATTCGGAATATTTTACTTTTTTTATTACAAAATAAGGAAATTTTTTATGGATATTCTATACCCTGAGCAAAAAGCAGAAGAAACAAAAAACCAGAGAGAAAGCGTCAAAAACAAAGGGGAAATGGTAAAATGCCCTGTGTGCAACACATATTTTCCTGAAAACACTGGAATTAAAAAAAACGGCAAGCTTTACTGCTCTGTGGAATGCCTGGAAAAGGATAATCAATGA
- a CDS encoding SIR2 family NAD-dependent protein deacylase, with translation MDAIIKATELIKNSKNIVAFTGAGISVESGIPPFRGENGLWSKFDPSFLELSFFYSNPEESWRLIKDIFYEYFGKAKPNKAHYFLAKLEKIGKLIGVITQNIDNLHQEAGSTNVVEYHGNSKYLVCTKCGEKYNFTPERIEKIPPLCEKCKGVLKPDFIFFGEGIPVEAIRKTEELLEKGDLLIVIGTTGEVYPAGLIPIEAKNRGMFVIEINPDVSKVTPYADVFLKMKATEAAETLEHRLGL, from the coding sequence ATGGATGCAATAATTAAAGCGACAGAATTGATAAAAAACTCCAAAAATATTGTGGCTTTTACCGGTGCAGGGATTTCTGTTGAGAGTGGCATCCCTCCTTTTAGAGGAGAAAATGGCCTTTGGTCTAAATTTGACCCTTCTTTTCTTGAGTTATCTTTTTTTTACTCCAACCCTGAAGAAAGCTGGAGATTGATTAAAGATATTTTTTACGAATATTTTGGTAAAGCAAAACCAAACAAAGCCCATTACTTTCTTGCAAAACTTGAAAAAATAGGGAAGCTTATAGGTGTTATAACTCAAAATATTGACAACCTTCACCAGGAGGCAGGTTCAACCAATGTGGTTGAATACCACGGAAACTCCAAGTATCTTGTTTGTACAAAATGTGGAGAAAAATATAACTTTACCCCTGAAAGAATAGAAAAAATTCCCCCATTATGTGAAAAATGCAAGGGAGTATTAAAGCCTGATTTTATATTTTTTGGGGAGGGAATTCCAGTTGAGGCAATACGAAAAACTGAGGAGTTGCTTGAAAAAGGGGATTTGCTAATTGTAATAGGAACAACAGGAGAGGTGTATCCAGCCGGGTTAATCCCTATTGAGGCTAAAAACAGGGGGATGTTTGTTATTGAGATAAATCCTGATGTTTCAAAGGTTACTCCCTATGCTGATGTTTTCTTAAAAATGAAGGCTACAGAAGCTGCGGAGACTTTAGAGCATAGGCTTGGTTTATAG
- a CDS encoding class II aldolase/adducin family protein, with protein sequence MKIKEQIVEIGKRLYNKNLISGYEGNISVREGDKIYITPSGLCKGFLSVDDIIVIDLEGNLIEGNKKPSSETKMHLKIYKSREDVKGVVHAHPPVATGFACAGYGLEQSLTAETVLMFGTIPLAPYGTPSTDKLPEALNNYLEYNAILLANHGAVTFAENVEKAYFLMEQVEHYAKITLVANILGSPKTLPCEEVDTLMELRKKMGIETGLPKFCRVNDDVKYYRFSRDELVNLIKGIIEELGG encoded by the coding sequence ATGAAGATAAAAGAGCAAATTGTTGAAATAGGCAAAAGGCTTTACAACAAAAACCTGATATCAGGCTACGAGGGAAACATCTCTGTCAGAGAGGGGGACAAAATATACATTACTCCATCAGGGCTGTGCAAAGGGTTTTTATCTGTTGATGACATAATTGTTATTGACCTGGAAGGAAACCTAATTGAAGGAAACAAAAAACCCTCATCTGAAACAAAAATGCACTTAAAGATATATAAATCAAGGGAAGATGTAAAAGGCGTTGTTCACGCACACCCGCCTGTTGCCACAGGTTTTGCCTGTGCAGGTTACGGCCTTGAGCAAAGCCTTACAGCAGAAACTGTTTTAATGTTTGGAACAATCCCCCTTGCCCCATACGGCACACCCTCAACAGACAAATTACCTGAGGCACTGAACAACTATTTAGAGTACAATGCTATACTTCTTGCAAACCACGGGGCAGTAACCTTTGCTGAAAATGTTGAAAAAGCCTATTTTCTTATGGAACAGGTTGAACATTATGCTAAAATTACCCTTGTAGCAAATATCCTGGGTAGTCCAAAAACATTGCCCTGTGAAGAAGTGGACACACTTATGGAATTGAGAAAAAAAATGGGCATTGAAACCGGGTTACCAAAGTTTTGCAGGGTTAACGATGATGTTAAGTATTACAGATTTTCAAGGGATGAACTGGTAAACCTTATTAAAGGTATTATAGAGGAATTAGGAGGATAA